In the Sinorhizobium arboris LMG 14919 genome, one interval contains:
- the leuD gene encoding 3-isopropylmalate dehydratase small subunit, translating into MDKFVKLTGVAAPLPVVNIDTDMIIPKDYLKTIKRTGLGTGLFAEARYNEDGTPNPDFVLNKPAYQNAKILVAGDNFGCGSSREHAPWALLDFGIRCVISSSFADIFYNNCFKNGILPIVVSQEDLDKLMDDASRGSNAILTVDLEAQEITGPDGGSIKFEVDAFKRHCLLNGLDDIGLTLEKGRSIDNFEKAAAASRPWA; encoded by the coding sequence ATGGACAAGTTCGTCAAGCTCACCGGCGTTGCCGCTCCCCTGCCCGTCGTCAACATCGACACGGACATGATCATTCCGAAGGATTACCTGAAGACGATCAAGCGCACCGGCCTTGGCACGGGCCTCTTCGCCGAGGCGCGCTACAACGAGGACGGCACTCCCAATCCGGACTTCGTCCTCAACAAGCCTGCCTATCAGAATGCCAAGATTCTCGTCGCCGGAGACAATTTCGGCTGCGGCTCCTCGCGCGAACATGCACCCTGGGCGCTTCTCGATTTCGGCATCCGCTGCGTCATCTCGAGCTCGTTCGCCGACATCTTCTACAACAACTGTTTCAAGAACGGCATTCTGCCCATCGTCGTCAGCCAGGAAGACCTCGACAAGCTGATGGATGACGCCAGCCGCGGCTCCAACGCCATTCTCACGGTCGATCTCGAAGCGCAGGAAATCACCGGCCCGGACGGCGGCTCGATCAAGTTCGAGGTCGATGCCTTCAAACGTCATTGCCTGCTGAACGGCCTCGACGATATCGGCCTCACGCTCGAAAAGGGACGCTCCATCGACAATTTCGAGAAGGCGGCGGCCGCTTCGCGCCCCTGGGCCTGA
- a CDS encoding type II toxin-antitoxin system VapC family toxin, translating to MISHLLDTNAVIALIGRRSEILVNRVLQSPEGTIGLSPIVAHELYYGAQKSARVQHNLETLRLLFADFPILDFDQRDAFAAGGIRAALAAKGTPIGPYDVLIAGQAKARGLTLVTNNVGEFKRIEGLRVEDWSAKHGS from the coding sequence GTGATTTCGCATCTCCTCGACACCAACGCTGTCATCGCCTTGATCGGCCGCAGGTCGGAAATACTGGTCAACCGAGTGCTCCAGAGCCCCGAAGGGACGATCGGCCTATCGCCGATTGTCGCGCATGAACTGTATTACGGTGCGCAGAAGAGCGCGAGAGTCCAGCACAATCTGGAAACCTTGCGCCTGCTGTTTGCGGATTTCCCGATCCTCGATTTCGACCAGCGCGACGCCTTTGCCGCCGGCGGTATCCGGGCCGCCCTGGCCGCGAAGGGAACACCCATCGGTCCCTATGACGTGTTGATCGCCGGTCAGGCGAAAGCGCGCGGCCTGACGCTCGTCACCAACAATGTCGGCGAGTTCAAACGGATCGAAGGCCTTCGCGTGGAAGACTGGTCGGCGAAGCACGGATCATGA
- a CDS encoding SDR family NAD(P)-dependent oxidoreductase produces the protein MKEVDAFRAGLFSGKTVLVSGGTSGIGLALAKGFAQAGASVIATGSSEKRLGAAKAENGSGLDFRRLDVRDKAAVAALFAGLGRLDVLVNCQGIARPDAEWDEETFMDVMDINLSSAMRLSREGFSLLKETRGSIVNVASMLSYLADESVPAYTASKTGIVGLTRALAHKYGREGVRVNAVAPGYHRTDMTKPLWSEPESESRISGRSALKRWGTTEDLVGPVLFLSSPAAEFVTGITLPVDGGYHVG, from the coding sequence ATGAAGGAAGTGGACGCGTTCAGGGCCGGGCTTTTCTCCGGCAAGACGGTGTTGGTTTCTGGCGGCACGAGCGGCATCGGCCTGGCGCTGGCCAAGGGTTTCGCGCAAGCCGGTGCGAGCGTCATTGCGACGGGCAGCTCGGAAAAACGCCTCGGGGCGGCAAAGGCGGAGAATGGTAGCGGACTCGATTTCCGGCGTCTCGACGTGCGCGACAAGGCCGCGGTCGCGGCTCTCTTTGCCGGGCTCGGGCGGCTCGACGTGCTCGTCAATTGCCAGGGGATTGCCCGGCCGGATGCGGAATGGGATGAAGAGACCTTCATGGACGTGATGGACATCAATCTCTCCAGCGCCATGCGGCTTTCGCGCGAAGGCTTCTCGCTCCTGAAGGAGACGCGGGGCAGCATCGTCAATGTCGCATCCATGCTGAGCTATCTCGCCGACGAGTCGGTGCCGGCCTACACGGCGAGCAAGACGGGCATCGTCGGCCTGACGCGGGCCCTCGCACACAAATATGGCCGCGAGGGCGTGCGCGTGAATGCCGTCGCGCCGGGCTATCACCGCACCGACATGACGAAGCCTCTGTGGTCGGAGCCGGAAAGCGAAAGCAGGATCAGCGGTCGCTCGGCGCTGAAACGCTGGGGGACGACGGAAGACCTCGTCGGGCCGGTTCTCTTCCTTTCGTCGCCCGCCGCCGAATTCGTCACTGGTATCACGCTGCCGGTGGATGGCGGCTATCACGTTGGATAG
- a CDS encoding HpcH/HpaI aldolase/citrate lyase family protein, producing the protein MTGNSTRAIDHHPVRLRRSVLSVPADNQRALAKVCALAADAVIFDLEDAVLPDRKAGARDALVRHLARNRPQGETVIRVNTAGSGFGEADLAAALAARPDAILLPKVESPADIQGPLDWLSERDAPEELRLWAMIETPHGVVNAPAIAETGRTSGGRLDCFVVGLNDLRKETGVPALPGRTYLVPWLMQILLAARGSGLDAIDAVFNDFRDPEGLEAECRQGRDMGFDGKMLIHPAQIEAANRHFGPDEAAVEEARAIIDAFALPDHAGRGVINLHGRMVERLHLEQAMRIAAKADLIEKRKAKS; encoded by the coding sequence ATGACAGGGAACAGCACCAGAGCAATCGACCATCATCCCGTGCGGCTGCGCCGCTCGGTGCTCTCGGTTCCGGCCGACAATCAGCGTGCGCTCGCCAAGGTCTGCGCTCTGGCGGCGGACGCCGTCATCTTCGACCTCGAGGACGCGGTCTTGCCGGACCGCAAGGCTGGAGCACGCGATGCGCTCGTCCGGCATCTTGCCCGGAACCGGCCGCAGGGCGAAACGGTCATCCGCGTCAATACGGCGGGTTCCGGCTTCGGCGAGGCCGATCTCGCCGCGGCTCTCGCGGCCCGGCCCGATGCGATCCTTCTGCCCAAGGTCGAAAGCCCGGCCGATATTCAAGGCCCGCTCGACTGGCTTTCGGAAAGAGACGCGCCGGAAGAGTTGCGGCTCTGGGCGATGATCGAGACGCCGCACGGGGTCGTGAACGCGCCGGCGATCGCCGAGACCGGCCGCACGTCCGGCGGCCGGCTCGACTGTTTCGTCGTCGGGCTGAACGACCTTCGCAAGGAGACGGGCGTGCCCGCCCTTCCGGGCCGGACCTATCTCGTCCCCTGGCTGATGCAGATCCTTCTTGCCGCGCGCGGCAGCGGGCTGGACGCCATCGACGCGGTCTTCAACGATTTCCGCGATCCGGAAGGGCTCGAGGCGGAATGCCGACAGGGGCGCGACATGGGCTTTGACGGCAAGATGCTGATCCATCCGGCGCAGATCGAAGCGGCCAACCGGCATTTCGGCCCGGACGAGGCCGCGGTCGAGGAGGCGCGCGCGATCATCGACGCCTTTGCCCTGCCGGACCATGCCGGCAGGGGCGTCATCAACCTTCATGGCCGGATGGTCGAGCGTCTCCACCTGGAGCAGGCGATGAGGATCGCCGCCAAGGCGGACCTCATCGAAAAACGAAAGGCAAAATCTTGA
- a CDS encoding xylulokinase, with protein MSEDLFLTIDVGTGSVRAALVDRHGQVIAIAAREHEQIVPQFGWSEQRPADWWTGVAASIRDVLSGEPDARRRIAAVSACWQMHGTVLVDDKGGLARETAPLWNDKRTIAHVAAFEKRHRPSTYLADSANPATPAWPGFKLQWLRDEDPEAWRRTAAVVMPKDWINLKLTGEIAIDRTDGGASFLMDPRTGQWSERMTGLLGLDRAKLAPLRNPIEILGHVTAEAARETGLREGTPVLVGGGDYPVALLGSGVYRPGIGSEVMGTSAIITAIAEKPLLDAQVSNVGTVEGNWGAFMLLESGGDAMRWARRAFHEKQAGYEEIVAKAAEAPAGADRLFFMPYLAGERLGHHRNARAQFFGIGATHGLAHMHRAVLEGVAFAVKRHIDILDRISGAPMERVIASGGGARTKLWLKIKASVYGIPILVPAEAECGIVGCAAMAATATGLFPRVEDAAESYVRYSEEITPDPRWTETYRPMQAFFEKLYLHSQSLYDDLDRLPS; from the coding sequence ATATCCGAAGACTTGTTTTTGACGATCGACGTCGGCACGGGCAGCGTTCGCGCCGCTCTTGTCGACCGGCACGGCCAGGTGATTGCCATCGCGGCGCGGGAGCACGAGCAGATCGTGCCTCAGTTCGGTTGGTCCGAACAGCGGCCGGCCGATTGGTGGACCGGCGTCGCCGCCTCGATCCGCGACGTGCTTTCCGGCGAGCCGGATGCCAGACGGCGTATTGCCGCCGTTTCGGCTTGCTGGCAGATGCACGGAACGGTTCTGGTCGACGACAAGGGCGGCCTCGCGCGCGAGACTGCGCCGCTGTGGAACGACAAGCGCACCATCGCTCACGTTGCGGCCTTCGAGAAGCGTCACCGGCCATCGACCTATCTCGCCGACAGCGCAAATCCGGCAACACCCGCCTGGCCCGGCTTCAAGCTGCAATGGCTTCGCGACGAAGATCCCGAAGCCTGGCGCCGAACGGCAGCCGTTGTCATGCCCAAGGACTGGATCAATCTGAAACTCACCGGTGAGATCGCCATCGACCGCACCGATGGCGGCGCGAGCTTCCTGATGGACCCGCGGACCGGGCAATGGTCCGAACGGATGACCGGTCTGCTTGGTCTGGACAGGGCGAAGCTCGCGCCGCTGCGCAACCCGATAGAGATCCTGGGGCATGTGACTGCCGAAGCGGCCCGCGAGACCGGTCTTCGCGAAGGCACGCCCGTGCTTGTCGGCGGCGGCGACTATCCCGTTGCGCTTCTCGGCTCAGGTGTCTACCGCCCCGGGATCGGCTCGGAAGTGATGGGCACCTCCGCGATCATTACCGCAATTGCCGAAAAGCCGCTGCTCGACGCGCAGGTCTCGAATGTCGGTACGGTTGAGGGCAACTGGGGCGCCTTCATGCTGCTCGAATCCGGCGGGGACGCCATGCGCTGGGCGCGGCGTGCCTTCCATGAGAAGCAGGCCGGCTATGAAGAGATCGTCGCCAAGGCGGCCGAGGCGCCGGCCGGCGCCGACCGACTCTTTTTCATGCCCTATCTCGCCGGCGAGCGGCTTGGCCACCACCGCAATGCCCGCGCCCAGTTCTTCGGTATCGGAGCGACGCACGGGCTCGCGCATATGCATCGTGCGGTGCTCGAAGGCGTGGCCTTCGCGGTCAAGCGGCACATCGACATTCTCGACCGGATCTCCGGAGCGCCGATGGAGCGCGTCATCGCATCCGGCGGCGGCGCCAGGACGAAACTCTGGCTGAAAATCAAGGCGAGCGTCTACGGCATTCCAATCCTGGTCCCGGCCGAGGCCGAATGCGGCATCGTCGGTTGCGCCGCAATGGCGGCGACGGCGACCGGCCTCTTTCCGCGGGTCGAGGACGCCGCGGAATCCTACGTCCGCTACAGTGAGGAAATCACGCCGGATCCTCGATGGACGGAGACCTACCGGCCGATGCAGGCCTTTTTCGAGAAACTCTATCTTCACAGCCAATCGCTCTATGACGATCTCGACCGGTTGCCATCATGA
- a CDS encoding ABC transporter permease, translating into MSSTMSDLAETTRPSINLSQTLQRYGTIAILVALVIVATSMSDVFLTERNILNVLRQISGTSLMAIGMLFVILTRGIDLSVGSVAALGSVLSAIVVQKYGTGPSLTVTLLAGAACGLGSGVLVAFLKLPPFVTTLAMMTVARGFSLIISAGQPIVMGDSGAAITAFGSGAIAGIPYPVILMAVVFLIAGTVLMFTRYGRLVKAIGSNVEAVRLSGIPVAWYTMSVYVISGALAAAAGIVSASRTGVGSANIGVGAELDAIAAVVIGGASLMGGRGGAFNTFIGVIVLGIIANMMNLARVPGYHQQVFMGCIIIGAMLLQYASNWLRR; encoded by the coding sequence ATGAGCAGCACCATGTCAGACTTGGCTGAAACTACTCGCCCGTCAATCAATCTCAGCCAAACCCTGCAGCGTTACGGCACGATTGCGATCCTGGTCGCGCTCGTCATCGTGGCAACCTCCATGTCCGATGTATTCCTGACCGAGCGGAACATTCTGAATGTGCTGCGCCAGATCTCCGGCACGAGCCTGATGGCGATCGGGATGCTTTTCGTCATCCTGACCCGCGGCATCGACCTTTCGGTGGGCTCCGTAGCAGCACTCGGCAGCGTGCTTTCGGCAATCGTCGTCCAGAAGTACGGGACCGGTCCTTCGCTGACCGTTACCCTCCTGGCGGGCGCCGCCTGCGGGCTGGGTTCCGGGGTGCTCGTCGCCTTTCTCAAGCTGCCGCCTTTCGTAACGACGCTTGCGATGATGACGGTCGCGCGCGGGTTTTCGCTGATCATTTCCGCCGGCCAGCCGATCGTGATGGGCGACAGCGGCGCGGCGATCACCGCTTTCGGTTCGGGCGCGATCGCCGGCATTCCCTATCCGGTGATCCTGATGGCAGTCGTGTTCCTCATTGCCGGCACCGTGCTGATGTTCACGCGTTACGGCCGTCTCGTGAAGGCGATCGGCTCGAATGTCGAGGCGGTCCGGCTCTCGGGCATTCCGGTCGCATGGTACACCATGTCGGTCTATGTCATCTCCGGCGCGCTTGCCGCGGCCGCCGGGATCGTGTCCGCGAGCCGTACCGGCGTCGGTTCGGCCAATATCGGCGTTGGCGCGGAACTCGATGCGATCGCCGCGGTCGTCATCGGCGGCGCGAGCCTGATGGGCGGACGCGGTGGCGCTTTCAACACCTTCATCGGCGTCATCGTGCTCGGCATCATCGCCAACATGATGAATCTTGCCCGCGTGCCCGGTTATCATCAGCAGGTCTTCATGGGTTGTATCATCATCGGCGCCATGCTCCTTCAATACGCATCCAACTGGCTGCGCCGGTAG
- a CDS encoding glycerol dehydrogenase, protein MLVKPVQPGVARGARFPGRYIQGVGTTARLGKEARGFGEKAIVLLDNGVFDLLKADVEASFATGPKVEILRHGGECCERAIAALAAEAQSAGASVIVGAGGGKALDTAKAASRDAGLPVIVFPTIAASDAPCSALAVVYNEDGTVAYDTFLPSNPDLVLVDTALIARAPARFLAAGIGDALATWYEAESCRRSGAHNCMKMPGVPLAYEIARFCRDTIFEFGPAALDECDAKTVGLALERVVEANILLSGIGFESGGVAAAHAIHHGLCELADVHHHLHGEKVAIGVLAGLKLNGMDDEYERVRQFCLAVRLPTTLAGIGIAEATPEKLAVVAKRACRAGEIIHNEPIAVTEEMVVRALEALV, encoded by the coding sequence ATGCTGGTAAAGCCGGTGCAGCCGGGTGTTGCCCGAGGTGCGCGGTTCCCCGGACGCTATATCCAGGGTGTCGGCACGACCGCCCGGCTCGGCAAGGAGGCGAGGGGCTTCGGCGAAAAGGCCATCGTCCTTCTCGACAACGGCGTTTTCGACCTGCTGAAGGCTGATGTCGAAGCATCTTTCGCAACTGGTCCGAAGGTGGAGATCCTCCGCCATGGCGGTGAATGTTGCGAGCGCGCGATCGCGGCCCTGGCGGCGGAGGCGCAGTCCGCGGGCGCGTCTGTGATCGTCGGCGCGGGCGGAGGCAAGGCGCTAGACACCGCCAAGGCGGCAAGCCGCGATGCCGGACTTCCGGTTATCGTCTTCCCGACGATCGCGGCATCGGACGCGCCCTGCAGTGCGCTTGCCGTCGTCTACAACGAGGACGGTACGGTTGCCTACGACACATTCCTGCCGAGCAATCCGGATCTTGTGCTGGTGGATACCGCATTGATCGCCCGCGCACCGGCCCGGTTCCTCGCCGCCGGCATCGGCGATGCACTTGCGACATGGTACGAGGCCGAATCCTGCCGCCGAAGCGGCGCGCACAACTGTATGAAGATGCCGGGCGTGCCGCTCGCCTACGAAATCGCGCGTTTCTGCCGAGACACGATCTTCGAGTTCGGTCCGGCCGCACTTGACGAATGCGATGCGAAAACGGTCGGGCTCGCGCTGGAACGCGTCGTGGAGGCGAATATTCTCCTCTCGGGCATCGGCTTCGAGTCGGGCGGCGTCGCGGCCGCGCATGCCATTCACCATGGGCTCTGCGAGCTTGCCGACGTGCACCACCATTTGCACGGCGAGAAGGTCGCGATCGGTGTGCTTGCGGGACTCAAGCTCAACGGCATGGATGACGAATACGAGCGCGTCCGGCAGTTCTGTCTCGCCGTGCGCCTGCCGACGACGCTCGCCGGTATCGGCATTGCCGAAGCGACACCCGAAAAGCTTGCAGTCGTGGCGAAGCGCGCCTGCCGGGCGGGCGAGATCATTCACAACGAGCCGATCGCCGTGACCGAGGAAATGGTCGTCAGGGCGCTCGAAGCGCTCGTATGA
- a CDS encoding aldose epimerase family protein, whose protein sequence is MGTDTEIFGHLPSGEPVHRMTLKGGGLTASVITWGSVIQDLRLEGHAAPLVLGFEDFESYPAHSSYFGATPGRNANRIGGGRFALEGKAYQLELNEKGATHLHGGSDNVGKRNWSILRLAEDSVTLEITDPDGRAGYPGNCTITCTYTLKPGGTFNVVYETQTDAPTLANVCQHSYFNLDGSPNAFGHDIMIAADHYLPTDERQIPTGEIRPVAGTAFDLREMTSLRRQLDGDGIAYDHNFCLSPERMRKRSVALVRSINSGISLEVLTTEPGIQLYTGEKLDVPVPGLEGRRYGPFAGLCLETQIWPDAVNHQGFPKAVLRPGETLRQETDYVFMKS, encoded by the coding sequence ATGGGAACAGACACGGAAATCTTCGGCCACCTGCCCTCCGGCGAGCCCGTACACCGCATGACGCTTAAGGGCGGCGGGCTGACGGCCTCGGTGATCACCTGGGGCTCGGTCATCCAGGATCTGCGGCTCGAAGGACATGCAGCCCCGCTCGTGCTCGGCTTCGAGGATTTCGAAAGCTATCCGGCCCATTCCTCCTATTTCGGCGCCACCCCCGGCCGCAACGCCAACCGCATCGGCGGCGGCCGCTTCGCGCTCGAAGGCAAGGCCTATCAACTCGAGCTCAACGAGAAGGGCGCCACGCATCTCCACGGCGGCAGCGACAATGTCGGCAAGCGCAACTGGTCGATCCTCAGGCTGGCCGAAGACAGCGTAACGCTCGAGATCACCGATCCGGACGGCCGCGCCGGCTATCCGGGCAATTGCACGATCACCTGCACCTATACGCTGAAACCGGGCGGCACGTTCAACGTCGTCTACGAAACGCAAACCGACGCGCCGACTCTCGCCAATGTCTGCCAGCACAGCTATTTCAACCTCGATGGCAGCCCGAACGCATTCGGTCACGACATCATGATCGCCGCAGACCATTACCTGCCGACCGACGAGCGGCAGATTCCGACGGGCGAGATCCGCCCCGTCGCCGGCACCGCCTTCGATCTGCGCGAAATGACCTCGCTGAGACGGCAGCTCGACGGCGACGGGATAGCCTACGACCACAATTTCTGCCTCTCGCCGGAACGAATGCGGAAGCGCTCCGTGGCGCTCGTACGCAGCATCAATTCCGGCATCTCGCTGGAAGTGCTGACGACGGAGCCCGGCATCCAGCTCTATACCGGAGAAAAGCTCGACGTACCGGTTCCCGGCCTCGAAGGCCGGCGCTACGGCCCCTTCGCCGGCCTTTGCCTCGAAACGCAGATCTGGCCCGATGCGGTGAATCACCAAGGTTTCCCGAAGGCGGTGCTGAGACCCGGCGAAACGCTCCGGCAGGAGACCGATTACGTGTTCATGAAGAGCTGA
- a CDS encoding RidA family protein: MTRKLISSGSPFEKTAGYSRAVAKGDWCFVSGTTGYDYATMTMPETVEEQARNCLKTIENALKEAGFSLSDVVRNHYYVTDASLADRVFPIFGETFGDIRPAATMIVCDLIRPEMLIEIEVTAFRG, translated from the coding sequence ATGACGCGCAAGCTCATCTCGTCGGGTTCGCCCTTCGAAAAGACGGCAGGCTATTCCCGCGCCGTCGCGAAGGGCGACTGGTGCTTCGTTTCCGGCACGACCGGCTACGACTACGCCACCATGACCATGCCGGAAACGGTGGAGGAACAGGCGCGCAACTGCCTGAAGACGATCGAAAACGCCTTGAAGGAAGCCGGTTTCTCGCTGTCGGACGTGGTGCGCAACCACTACTACGTCACCGATGCGAGCCTTGCCGATCGCGTCTTCCCGATCTTCGGCGAGACATTCGGCGACATCCGCCCGGCCGCGACGATGATCGTTTGCGATCTCATCCGCCCGGAAATGCTGATCGAGATCGAGGTCACGGCGTTTCGGGGGTAA
- a CDS encoding HAD family hydrolase has protein sequence MNRRAVLFDMDGTLVDSELLHLETMAAAVESFGYMLPEGFGDRITGMAIGDCHALLAEKIGFAPAAADLVQRKYAAYVERAGGLKMRAGARQALSFVRTSGAAIAIVSNSDRMLVDANLSAVGLQSPGLVSVTRNDVRHGKPNPEPYLRAAWLLGVEPSDCIVVEDSAPGAHAGLAAGMTVIGWPEPHRADIVFPAGTIIAEPHDLIAMLRPRLSHSSETSTLPRIA, from the coding sequence ATGAACCGCAGGGCCGTTCTCTTCGATATGGACGGAACGCTGGTCGACAGCGAGCTGCTGCATTTGGAAACGATGGCGGCGGCAGTCGAGAGCTTCGGCTATATGCTGCCCGAAGGCTTTGGCGACCGCATAACCGGAATGGCGATCGGCGACTGCCACGCATTGCTCGCCGAGAAAATCGGCTTCGCGCCGGCTGCCGCCGACCTGGTCCAACGGAAATATGCCGCCTATGTGGAGCGCGCCGGCGGTCTCAAGATGCGGGCTGGCGCCAGGCAGGCATTGTCGTTCGTCCGGACTTCGGGAGCGGCGATCGCCATCGTGTCGAATTCGGACCGCATGCTTGTCGACGCAAACCTCTCCGCCGTCGGACTTCAGTCCCCTGGACTGGTCAGCGTGACGCGCAACGATGTCCGTCATGGCAAGCCGAACCCCGAACCCTATCTTCGCGCCGCCTGGCTGCTCGGCGTCGAGCCATCCGATTGTATCGTCGTGGAGGACAGCGCGCCCGGGGCACATGCCGGACTTGCCGCAGGCATGACGGTCATCGGCTGGCCGGAGCCGCATCGCGCCGACATCGTCTTTCCCGCCGGAACGATCATCGCGGAGCCGCACGACCTCATCGCGATGCTCCGGCCGCGTCTCTCCCATTCCTCTGAAACCTCTACCCTTCCAAGGATCGCCTGA
- the metA gene encoding homoserine O-acetyltransferase MetA: protein MDFRGPVAINSPPVFLYSIEWTPMPIKIPDTLPAFETLVHEGVRLMTETAAIRQDIRPLQIGLLNLMPNKIKTEIQMARLIGATPLQVELTLVRVNGHRPKNTPEEHLLAFYETFDDVEARKFDGFIITGAPVETLEYEEVTYWKELQRIFDWTATNVHSTLNVCWGAMAAIYHFHGVPKYPLKEKAFGVYRHQNLKPSSVYLNGFSDDFAVPVSRWTEVRRSDIDRVPGLEILMESKEMGVCLVHEKKGNRLYMFNHVEYDSTSLSEEYFRDVDAGVPIKLPHDYFPHNDSALPPQNRWRSHAHLFFGNWINEIYQTTPYELAKIGER, encoded by the coding sequence ATAGATTTCCGAGGACCGGTCGCGATCAATTCGCCGCCGGTTTTTTTGTATTCGATCGAGTGGACACCCATGCCCATCAAGATACCCGATACGCTGCCCGCTTTCGAAACCCTCGTTCACGAGGGTGTGCGGCTGATGACCGAGACCGCGGCGATCCGCCAGGATATCCGGCCGCTGCAGATCGGACTCTTGAACCTCATGCCCAACAAGATCAAGACCGAAATCCAGATGGCGCGGCTGATCGGCGCCACGCCGCTTCAGGTCGAATTGACGCTGGTCCGGGTCAACGGCCACCGGCCGAAGAACACGCCCGAAGAGCATCTGCTCGCCTTTTACGAGACCTTCGACGACGTGGAGGCCCGCAAGTTCGACGGCTTCATCATCACCGGCGCGCCGGTCGAGACGCTCGAATATGAAGAGGTCACCTACTGGAAGGAGTTGCAGCGCATCTTCGACTGGACGGCGACCAACGTCCATTCGACGCTGAACGTCTGCTGGGGCGCGATGGCAGCGATCTACCATTTCCACGGAGTTCCGAAGTATCCGCTGAAGGAGAAGGCCTTCGGCGTCTACCGCCACCAGAACCTCAAACCCTCCTCGGTTTATCTGAACGGCTTTTCCGACGATTTCGCTGTGCCCGTGTCGCGCTGGACCGAAGTGCGCCGCTCCGACATCGACCGGGTGCCGGGCCTCGAGATCCTGATGGAGTCGAAGGAGATGGGCGTCTGCCTCGTGCATGAAAAGAAGGGCAATCGGCTCTACATGTTCAATCACGTCGAATATGATTCGACGTCCCTGTCCGAGGAATATTTCCGCGATGTCGATGCCGGCGTGCCGATCAAGCTGCCGCACGACTATTTCCCGCACAACGATTCAGCGCTTCCGCCGCAGAACCGCTGGCGCAGCCATGCACACCTCTTCTTCGGCAACTGGATCAACGAGATCTACCAGACGACGCCCTACGAGTTGGCGAAGATCGGAGAGCGTTGA
- a CDS encoding DUF1737 domain-containing protein has product MKLYRFLTGPDDAAFCHKVTAALNQGWALHGSPTYAFNADTQHMQCGQAVVKEVEGKDYHPDMKLSEQ; this is encoded by the coding sequence TTGAAACTCTACCGCTTTCTCACCGGCCCCGACGACGCCGCCTTCTGCCACAAGGTGACGGCCGCATTGAACCAGGGGTGGGCGCTGCACGGCTCGCCGACCTATGCCTTCAATGCCGATACCCAGCACATGCAATGCGGCCAGGCGGTGGTGAAGGAAGTGGAGGGCAAGGACTATCACCCGGATATGAAACTGTCGGAGCAGTAG
- a CDS encoding SDR family NAD(P)-dependent oxidoreductase: MYLDKFKLSGKVAVVTGAARGIGLSTAEALAEAGATVVLTDMSPDLLAAAREGLRGKGYAVDSEVLDVTDVKAVQAVHDAIVARHLRVDILVNNAGIAISNHPAETMADEVWNKVIDVNLNGVFWCCRAFGSTMLKQGTGSIVNIGSMSGFIANRPQEQANYNASKAAVHHLTRSLAAEWGARGVRVNCVAPTYIDTEMNKYVYEDEEMYRHWVGGTPMNRLGRTDEVASVVLFLASDAASLMTGSIVLADGGYVCW; encoded by the coding sequence ATGTATCTCGACAAATTCAAGCTCTCCGGCAAGGTCGCCGTCGTCACGGGTGCCGCTCGGGGCATCGGCCTTTCGACCGCCGAGGCGCTCGCCGAAGCCGGCGCCACCGTCGTCCTTACCGACATGAGTCCCGATCTGCTTGCTGCCGCGAGGGAAGGGCTGAGGGGCAAGGGCTATGCGGTGGATAGCGAGGTACTCGACGTGACCGACGTGAAGGCGGTGCAGGCCGTGCACGACGCGATCGTCGCACGCCACCTCCGCGTCGACATTCTGGTCAACAATGCCGGCATCGCGATCTCCAACCACCCGGCCGAGACCATGGCGGACGAGGTCTGGAACAAGGTGATCGACGTCAACCTCAACGGCGTCTTCTGGTGCTGCCGCGCCTTTGGGAGCACGATGCTGAAGCAGGGGACGGGGTCGATCGTCAATATCGGTTCGATGTCCGGCTTCATCGCCAATCGGCCGCAAGAACAGGCGAACTACAACGCGTCCAAGGCAGCCGTGCATCATCTCACAAGGTCGCTGGCAGCCGAGTGGGGTGCGCGGGGCGTGCGCGTCAACTGCGTCGCGCCGACCTATATCGACACGGAAATGAACAAATATGTCTATGAGGACGAGGAGATGTACCGCCATTGGGTCGGCGGAACACCGATGAACCGGCTCGGCCGCACGGACGAAGTCGCCTCCGTCGTCCTCTTCCTGGCAAGCGATGCCGCAAGCCTTATGACCGGCTCGATCGTGCTCGCCGATGGGGGCTATGTATGCTGGTAA